A single genomic interval of Streptomyces sp. BA2 harbors:
- a CDS encoding sensor histidine kinase, with amino-acid sequence MTRVRESVIAGARGLYLAVVTLAGSITLFVLSVLSIAFILLGIGVFTTPVVLTAVRKWADLRRAQAGAWSDVRIPSPYRPFPADLRRGVTGQVERTSLMLKDPATWRDLQWLLVDMTAGFVTVIFAPALLLYMVYGYVLALGVWEPIYNAGGGEWYGFIHVTSQSTANMAALLGTALGITGIFANPSIVRGHFLLARTLLAPTTSMRERELARRVDRLTETRHDAVDSSAAELRRIERDLHDGAQARLVAMGMDLGTIEAMIEKDPAKAKEMIAKARQNSGEALTELRDLVRGIHPPVLAERGLGDAVKALALRLPVPTDVDVELFGRADEPVESAAYFAVSEALTNTIKHAGADRVWVDIHHAEGMLRIAVTDNGKGGAAIGAGSGLSGIERRLGTFDGVLAVSSPAGGPTMVTMEIPCELS; translated from the coding sequence ATGACGAGGGTCCGTGAATCCGTGATCGCGGGAGCCCGTGGGCTCTACCTGGCGGTCGTCACGCTCGCCGGTTCGATCACTCTCTTCGTGCTGTCGGTCCTTTCGATCGCCTTCATCCTGCTCGGCATCGGCGTCTTCACGACTCCGGTGGTCCTGACCGCCGTACGCAAGTGGGCGGACCTGCGCCGCGCCCAGGCCGGCGCCTGGTCGGACGTACGCATCCCGTCCCCGTACCGCCCCTTCCCCGCTGACCTGCGCAGGGGAGTCACCGGGCAGGTGGAGCGCACCTCGCTGATGCTCAAGGACCCGGCGACCTGGCGGGATCTCCAGTGGCTGCTCGTCGACATGACCGCCGGTTTCGTCACGGTGATCTTCGCGCCCGCGCTGCTGCTCTACATGGTGTACGGCTACGTCCTCGCCCTCGGCGTCTGGGAGCCGATCTACAACGCGGGCGGCGGCGAGTGGTACGGCTTCATCCACGTCACCTCGCAGTCCACCGCCAACATGGCGGCCCTGCTCGGCACCGCGCTCGGCATCACCGGCATCTTCGCCAACCCTTCGATCGTGCGCGGCCACTTCCTCCTCGCCCGGACGCTGCTCGCGCCCACGACGTCCATGCGGGAGCGTGAACTGGCCCGGCGCGTCGACCGGTTGACCGAGACCCGGCACGACGCCGTGGACTCATCCGCCGCCGAACTGCGCCGCATCGAGCGCGACCTGCACGACGGGGCGCAGGCCCGCCTGGTCGCGATGGGTATGGACCTCGGCACCATCGAGGCGATGATCGAGAAGGATCCGGCGAAGGCCAAGGAAATGATCGCCAAGGCCCGGCAGAACTCCGGCGAGGCGCTGACCGAGCTGCGCGACCTGGTCCGCGGCATCCACCCGCCGGTGCTCGCCGAGCGCGGCCTCGGCGACGCGGTGAAGGCCCTCGCGCTGCGGCTTCCGGTACCGACCGATGTGGACGTGGAGTTGTTCGGCCGGGCCGACGAACCGGTGGAGTCGGCGGCGTACTTCGCGGTGAGCGAGGCCCTGACCAACACCATCAAGCACGCGGGCGCGGACCGCGTCTGGGTGGACATCCACCACGCGGAGGGCATGCTGCGCATCGCGGTCACCGACAACGGCAAGGGCGGCGCGGCCATCGGGGCGGGGTCCGGGCTGAGCGGGATCGAACGCCGGCTCGGTACATTCGACGGCGTACTGGCCGTCAGCAGTCCCGCGGGCGGCCCGACCATGGTGACCATGGAGATCCCTTGCGAGTTGTCCTAG
- a CDS encoding LuxR C-terminal-related transcriptional regulator: protein MRVVLAEDLFLLRDGLVRMLEAFDFEIAAAVETGPELTKALAELEPDVAVVDVRLPPSHTDEGLQCALAARRARPGLPVLVLSQHVEQLYARELLADGNGGVGYLLKDRVFDAEQFIDAVRRVAAGGTAMDPQVIQQLLSRRSADQPLGKLTPREREVLELMAQGRSNAAIAGELVVTERAIAKHTSNIFGKLDLSVSDDDNRRVLAVLAYLDQGR from the coding sequence TTGCGAGTTGTCCTAGCCGAAGATCTCTTCCTGCTGCGTGACGGCCTGGTCCGGATGCTGGAGGCATTCGACTTCGAGATCGCCGCCGCGGTCGAGACCGGGCCCGAACTCACCAAGGCCCTGGCCGAGTTGGAGCCGGACGTCGCTGTCGTCGACGTCCGGCTTCCGCCGTCCCACACGGACGAGGGACTGCAGTGCGCGCTCGCCGCGCGGCGGGCACGGCCTGGACTGCCCGTGCTCGTGCTCTCCCAGCACGTGGAGCAGCTGTACGCGCGCGAGCTGCTCGCCGACGGGAACGGCGGGGTCGGCTATCTCCTGAAGGACCGGGTCTTCGACGCCGAACAGTTCATCGACGCCGTACGCCGGGTCGCGGCCGGCGGCACCGCGATGGACCCGCAGGTGATCCAGCAGCTCCTGTCGCGGCGTTCGGCGGACCAGCCGCTCGGCAAGCTGACGCCGCGCGAGCGCGAGGTGCTCGAACTCATGGCGCAGGGACGGTCGAACGCGGCGATCGCGGGCGAGCTCGTCGTGACGGAGCGGGCGATCGCCAAGCACACGTCGAATATCTTCGGGAAACTGGACCTTTCGGTCTCGGACGACGACAACCGGCGCGTTCTCGCCGTACTCGCCTATCTGGATCAAGGGCGCTGA
- a CDS encoding DUF1996 domain-containing protein, giving the protein MGRTPRRTSRKRSKLAGRAIAASVALILGGGGMVAVNVYANAGESSGSPSARTQAGEQGGGPGVGMATISCPDVGTQLSDVPDGAREDVDRRLAELDTQITAAYEKFADAENTEQAEAVLGPLEEQRRPTIEGIGSSIDQAGGQPPQGIDGMAPCTMRADDSAGQQPGQDGDGGQQPGQDGEQPPGDGDGGEQPPGDGAQQPPGQQNGNGPEAGDFVDIESIQPNVNRPDKQRGASRGTFTTKCGTNENGKFNPDNVIAAPGVSNGAHHMHDYVGNQATDAFSGDDDLANGDTTCRNQGDKSTYYWPVLRLQNGEDENDADADGGGKDQNVGQIQTPTSVTLKFAGNPTGKVVAMPRFLRIITGDAKALTNGDANANASWSCTGFENRQLKDKYPICPEGSQVVRTFNFQSCWDGQNTDSANHRTHVAFADAESGACPQGFKAIPQLVQRIVYDVPPGPGFAVDSFPEQLHKPITDHGDFINVFDEGLMNRMAKCINSGQRCN; this is encoded by the coding sequence ATGGGACGCACACCACGACGCACATCACGAAAACGATCAAAACTCGCCGGGCGCGCGATCGCCGCCTCGGTGGCTCTCATCCTGGGCGGCGGCGGAATGGTCGCGGTGAATGTCTACGCGAACGCCGGGGAAAGCTCCGGTTCGCCGTCCGCCAGAACCCAGGCCGGCGAGCAGGGCGGCGGTCCGGGGGTGGGGATGGCCACCATCAGCTGCCCGGACGTGGGCACCCAGCTGTCGGACGTGCCGGACGGCGCCCGCGAGGACGTGGACCGGCGGCTCGCGGAGCTGGACACCCAGATCACCGCCGCCTACGAGAAGTTCGCCGACGCGGAGAACACCGAGCAGGCCGAGGCAGTGCTCGGGCCGCTCGAGGAGCAGCGGCGGCCGACCATCGAGGGCATCGGCTCCTCCATCGACCAGGCGGGCGGACAGCCGCCCCAGGGGATCGACGGCATGGCGCCGTGCACCATGCGGGCCGACGACTCGGCCGGGCAGCAGCCTGGGCAGGACGGGGACGGCGGGCAGCAGCCTGGGCAGGACGGCGAACAGCCGCCCGGTGACGGCGACGGGGGCGAGCAGCCGCCCGGCGACGGTGCCCAGCAGCCTCCGGGCCAGCAGAACGGCAACGGCCCCGAGGCCGGCGACTTCGTCGACATCGAATCCATCCAGCCCAACGTCAACCGCCCCGACAAACAGCGCGGCGCGTCGCGCGGCACCTTCACCACGAAATGCGGGACGAACGAGAACGGCAAGTTCAATCCGGACAATGTCATCGCCGCGCCCGGTGTGAGCAATGGCGCTCACCATATGCACGATTACGTCGGAAATCAGGCCACGGACGCTTTCTCCGGTGACGACGATCTCGCGAACGGCGACACCACGTGCCGGAACCAGGGGGACAAGTCCACCTATTACTGGCCGGTCCTGAGGCTGCAGAACGGAGAGGACGAGAACGACGCCGACGCGGACGGCGGCGGCAAGGACCAGAATGTCGGCCAGATCCAGACACCGACCTCGGTCACGCTGAAATTCGCCGGTAATCCGACGGGCAAGGTCGTCGCGATGCCGCGCTTCCTGCGCATCATCACCGGTGACGCCAAGGCGCTGACCAACGGTGACGCGAACGCCAACGCGTCCTGGAGCTGCACCGGCTTCGAGAACCGTCAGCTGAAGGACAAGTATCCGATCTGCCCCGAGGGCAGCCAGGTCGTCCGGACGTTCAATTTCCAGAGCTGCTGGGACGGCCAGAACACCGACAGCGCCAACCACCGTACGCATGTGGCCTTCGCCGACGCGGAGAGCGGCGCGTGCCCGCAGGGGTTCAAGGCCATTCCGCAGCTGGTGCAGCGCATCGTGTACGACGTGCCGCCAGGGCCGGGATTCGCCGTCGACTCGTTCCCCGAGCAGCTGCACAAGCCGATCACCGATCACGGTGACTTCATCAACGTCTTCGACGAGGGACTGATGAACCGCATGGCCAAATGCATCAACAGCGGTCAGCGCTGCAACTGA
- a CDS encoding alpha-N-acetylglucosaminidase, whose translation MSVPSRRSVLGTAGAIGLGAAIGGVAVPSHAADGPVQGPVLALDTDSARSALNRLLPHHAEQFRLRLVPAKGGADRFRVSGTTGRIDVSGTTPAVLLTGVHWYLKYVCGAHVAWNGSQLDLPRGLPAPSRPLERSTSLPHRFALNDTNDGYTAPHADWAYWERMIDVLALHGCNEVLVIAGAEAVYHRVLQDFGYSDAEARAWLPAPSHQAWWLLQNLSGYGGPLSPEVIADRAELGRKIVDRLRSLGMAPVLPGYYGHVPDGFAARNGGDARVVPQGTWHGFKRPDWLDPRTSSFAKVAASFYRHQEQLFGAAENFKMDLLHEGGTAGDVPVPDAARGVEAALRKARPGATWVILGWQANPLPELLDAIDRRRMLIVDGVSDRFTSVTDREKDWGGTPYAFGTIPNFGGRTTIGARAHIWNEKFFAWRDKGGSALVGTAFMPEATDRDPAAFELFSELAWSKDKLDLKSWFDGYAGFRYGGRDSDALRAWRALHDTAYRHTAIERSDPHDSLFAARPDLAANRAAEYAPSALTYDPARFDAAFAGLLGVRGGLRGSAAYRYDLVDVARQALAHRSRQLLPQLRTAYRRKDADTFRALSTLWLRLMRLSDELTGTNSAFLLGPWVESARRMGTNDAERAEFERTAKVLITVWGDRATSDGGKLHEYGNREWSGLMADFYVPRWQRWLDELADALAAGREPRAVDWFAVEEPWTRERKDYPLRGIGDPYRTASRVHDVLARAPYQGSLEVVADPPSLPPGGHARLEAVFRNVNGLRATGRVDFRLTGIDAEPSGPVSLPRVAPGGTGKVAWRANAPGTPLDRPLRPHPYEIEVRYGPAGERRVEAVHEGVLFEAGPVGAGWKKYSNNAAVFGELNGRYAINGAGADLWKGTTEFGTLYREGALRGGVSVTVRVDAQAVTGPWARAGLIARNAMEVPGSPGFLNLAVTPANGVVMSYDTNGDGTLDTYKRITGIKAPMLLRLERAGNAVTGSCSTDDGAGWRVVASVPVPGVAAAQDVGLFMSATNGGDGERGTVEFSGWRVA comes from the coding sequence ATGTCCGTTCCATCCCGACGTTCCGTGCTCGGCACAGCCGGGGCCATCGGCCTCGGTGCCGCCATCGGCGGGGTGGCGGTTCCATCCCACGCCGCCGACGGGCCCGTCCAGGGCCCCGTCCTCGCCCTCGATACGGATTCCGCGCGCTCAGCGCTCAACAGACTCCTGCCGCATCACGCGGAACAGTTCCGTCTCAGACTCGTCCCCGCGAAGGGCGGCGCGGACCGTTTCCGGGTTTCGGGCACGACCGGGCGCATCGATGTGTCCGGTACGACGCCCGCCGTGCTGCTCACCGGGGTCCACTGGTATCTGAAGTACGTCTGCGGAGCCCATGTCGCGTGGAACGGCAGCCAGCTTGACCTGCCGCGCGGGCTGCCCGCGCCCTCGCGCCCGCTGGAGCGGTCCACATCGCTGCCGCACCGGTTCGCCCTCAACGACACGAACGACGGGTACACCGCGCCGCACGCCGACTGGGCGTACTGGGAGCGGATGATCGACGTGCTCGCGCTGCACGGCTGCAACGAGGTCCTGGTGATCGCGGGGGCGGAGGCCGTCTACCACCGGGTTCTCCAGGACTTCGGCTACAGCGACGCGGAGGCGCGCGCGTGGCTGCCCGCGCCTTCGCACCAGGCGTGGTGGCTGCTGCAGAACCTTTCGGGGTACGGAGGGCCGCTGTCGCCCGAAGTCATCGCGGACCGGGCCGAGCTCGGTCGCAAGATCGTGGACCGGCTGCGCTCGCTGGGGATGGCGCCGGTGCTTCCCGGCTACTACGGGCACGTCCCCGACGGGTTCGCGGCACGCAACGGCGGGGACGCGCGGGTGGTGCCGCAGGGCACCTGGCACGGGTTCAAGCGGCCCGACTGGCTCGACCCGAGGACCTCGTCCTTCGCGAAGGTCGCCGCTTCCTTCTACCGGCACCAGGAGCAGCTCTTCGGGGCCGCCGAGAACTTCAAGATGGACCTGCTGCACGAGGGCGGCACCGCGGGGGACGTGCCGGTGCCGGACGCGGCGCGCGGCGTGGAAGCGGCCCTGCGCAAGGCGCGCCCCGGTGCGACCTGGGTGATCCTCGGCTGGCAGGCCAATCCGCTGCCCGAGCTGCTCGACGCGATCGACCGGCGGCGGATGCTGATCGTGGACGGGGTCTCCGACCGGTTCACTAGCGTCACCGACCGCGAGAAGGACTGGGGCGGCACGCCCTACGCGTTCGGGACCATCCCGAACTTCGGGGGCCGTACGACGATCGGCGCCCGCGCCCACATCTGGAACGAGAAGTTCTTCGCGTGGCGGGACAAGGGCGGCAGCGCGCTCGTGGGCACGGCGTTCATGCCGGAGGCGACGGACCGGGACCCGGCCGCCTTCGAGCTCTTCTCCGAACTCGCCTGGTCCAAGGACAAGTTGGACCTGAAGTCGTGGTTCGACGGATACGCGGGGTTCCGCTACGGCGGCCGTGACTCCGACGCGCTGCGCGCCTGGCGGGCGTTGCACGACACCGCCTACCGGCACACCGCCATCGAGCGGAGCGACCCGCACGACTCACTGTTCGCAGCCCGTCCCGACCTGGCGGCGAACCGCGCCGCCGAGTACGCGCCGAGTGCGCTGACGTACGACCCGGCCCGGTTCGACGCGGCGTTCGCCGGGCTCCTCGGGGTACGTGGAGGGCTGCGGGGCAGTGCCGCGTACCGGTACGACCTGGTGGACGTGGCCCGGCAGGCGCTCGCACACCGGAGCCGGCAGTTGCTGCCGCAGCTTCGGACCGCGTACCGCCGCAAGGACGCGGACACCTTCCGTGCGCTGTCGACGCTGTGGCTGCGGCTGATGCGGCTGTCCGACGAGCTGACGGGAACCAACTCGGCTTTCCTGCTCGGCCCTTGGGTGGAATCGGCGCGGAGGATGGGGACGAACGACGCCGAGCGGGCGGAGTTCGAGCGGACCGCCAAGGTGCTGATCACGGTGTGGGGCGACCGGGCGACGTCCGACGGCGGGAAGCTGCACGAGTACGGGAACCGTGAGTGGTCAGGACTGATGGCCGACTTCTACGTGCCCCGCTGGCAGAGGTGGCTCGACGAGCTGGCCGACGCGTTGGCCGCGGGGCGTGAGCCGCGGGCGGTGGACTGGTTCGCGGTGGAGGAGCCGTGGACCCGGGAGCGCAAGGACTATCCCCTGCGGGGAATCGGCGACCCGTACCGGACCGCTTCACGCGTACATGACGTGCTGGCCCGAGCGCCCTACCAGGGGTCCCTGGAGGTCGTCGCCGACCCGCCGTCGCTGCCGCCCGGCGGGCACGCACGCCTGGAGGCGGTCTTCCGCAACGTCAACGGGCTGCGGGCCACGGGCCGCGTCGACTTCCGGCTGACCGGCATCGACGCGGAGCCCTCCGGCCCGGTGTCGCTGCCCCGGGTCGCCCCCGGGGGCACGGGCAAGGTGGCGTGGCGGGCGAACGCGCCGGGAACGCCACTGGACCGTCCGTTGCGGCCGCATCCGTACGAGATCGAGGTGCGGTACGGGCCTGCGGGCGAGCGGCGGGTCGAGGCCGTCCACGAGGGCGTGCTGTTCGAGGCGGGGCCGGTGGGCGCGGGCTGGAAGAAGTACTCCAACAACGCGGCGGTCTTCGGGGAGTTGAACGGCCGCTACGCCATCAACGGAGCGGGCGCGGACCTGTGGAAGGGCACGACGGAGTTCGGCACGCTGTACCGGGAGGGCGCGCTGCGCGGCGGCGTCTCGGTGACGGTCCGGGTCGACGCCCAGGCGGTCACGGGCCCCTGGGCCAGAGCGGGCCTGATCGCACGCAACGCGATGGAGGTGCCGGGCTCCCCGGGCTTCCTCAACCTCGCGGTCACTCCGGCGAACGGGGTGGTCATGTCGTACGACACGAACGGCGACGGAACCCTGGACACGTACAAGCGCATCACGGGGATCAAGGCACCGATGCTGCTGCGCCTGGAGCGCGCGGGCAACGCGGTGACGGGCTCGTGCTCGACGGACGACGGGGCCGGCTGGCGGGTGGTGGCGAGTGTGCCGGTGCCGGGGGTTGCGGCGGCGCAGGACGTGGGCCTGTTCATGAGCGCGACCAATGGCGGCGACGGGGAGCGGGGGACGGTGGAGTTCAGCGGGTGGAGGGTTGCCTGA
- a CDS encoding tetratricopeptide repeat protein, protein MDIAWEQRLAEAWATVEEYDDDRGEEFRKVIDALVEELPDGSPVAPFERACAFDSTGHSDRAVPLYREALERGLDGYRRRRTVIQLSSSLRNTGHPEEGVALLEAELDGPSDELDDAVRAVLALCLAGLGREREGLALVLGALAPHLPRYQRSMGNYARELTDG, encoded by the coding sequence ATGGATATTGCGTGGGAGCAGCGGTTGGCCGAGGCGTGGGCCACGGTCGAGGAGTACGACGACGACCGGGGCGAGGAGTTCCGGAAGGTCATCGACGCGTTGGTCGAGGAGTTGCCGGACGGCAGTCCCGTCGCCCCCTTCGAGCGCGCCTGCGCCTTCGACTCCACGGGGCACTCCGACCGCGCCGTTCCCCTGTACCGCGAGGCGCTGGAGCGGGGTCTCGACGGATACCGGCGGCGCCGCACCGTGATCCAACTCTCCAGTTCGCTGCGGAACACCGGGCACCCGGAGGAAGGCGTAGCACTACTCGAAGCCGAACTCGACGGCCCGAGCGACGAGTTGGACGATGCCGTACGCGCCGTCCTCGCCCTCTGCCTCGCCGGCCTCGGCCGCGAGCGTGAAGGTCTCGCCCTCGTTCTCGGCGCCCTCGCGCCCCATCTCCCGCGGTACCAGCGGTCGATGGGCAACTATGCTCGAGAGCTCACAGACGGGTGA
- a CDS encoding GNAT family N-acetyltransferase, translated as MTHRLAGEEDIPTLVALYDGEMVTGAYEVWWADEPAWGEQPPVAGYVHRLMTRRGAPAGTGRAMLARAERRIAEAGRERCRLDCVSANPRLREYYEAAGYAVLGELPGKVAADGSTYGVMLLEKDLRGPVPSA; from the coding sequence TTGACCCACCGCCTGGCCGGCGAAGAGGACATCCCCACCCTCGTCGCCCTCTACGACGGCGAGATGGTCACCGGTGCGTACGAGGTGTGGTGGGCGGACGAGCCCGCCTGGGGCGAACAGCCGCCCGTCGCGGGCTACGTGCACCGCCTGATGACCCGGCGCGGTGCCCCGGCGGGAACGGGCCGCGCGATGCTGGCGCGCGCGGAACGGCGGATCGCGGAGGCGGGCAGGGAGCGCTGCCGCCTGGACTGCGTGTCGGCCAACCCGCGGTTGCGGGAGTACTACGAGGCGGCGGGTTATGCCGTGCTGGGGGAGCTGCCGGGGAAGGTGGCGGCGGACGGGAGCACGTACGGCGTGATGCTCCTGGAGAAGGATCTGCGGGGCCCGGTCCCGTCCGCCTGA
- a CDS encoding TetR/AcrR family transcriptional regulator, producing MTTGVRRRMGVEERRQQLIGVALDLFSHRSPDDVSIDEIAAAAGISRPLVYHYFPGKLSLYEAALQRAADDLAERFVEPREGPLGARLLRVMGRFLDFVDGHGPGFSALMRGGPAVGSSTTNALIDSVRQAAYVQILTHLGITDPSARLELVVRSWISLAESTALIWLDGRRIPRAELELQLVHDFAALAAVSAAYDDGMAAILRRILVEEPPDGPFAELITRLVGLAPQEQSS from the coding sequence ATGACTACCGGGGTGCGCCGCAGAATGGGTGTCGAGGAGCGGCGGCAGCAGTTGATCGGGGTCGCGCTCGACCTGTTCAGCCACCGCTCGCCCGACGATGTGTCCATCGACGAGATAGCAGCGGCCGCGGGCATATCGCGACCGCTGGTCTACCACTACTTCCCGGGCAAACTCAGCCTGTACGAAGCGGCGTTGCAGCGCGCGGCCGACGATCTCGCCGAGCGCTTCGTGGAACCGAGGGAAGGCCCGCTCGGCGCGCGCCTGCTGCGCGTGATGGGACGCTTCCTGGACTTCGTGGACGGCCACGGCCCCGGCTTCTCCGCGCTGATGCGCGGCGGCCCCGCCGTCGGCTCTTCCACCACCAACGCGCTGATCGATTCGGTGCGGCAGGCGGCGTACGTCCAGATCCTCACGCACCTGGGCATCACGGACCCGTCCGCCAGGCTCGAACTGGTGGTCCGCTCCTGGATCTCGCTCGCCGAGTCCACGGCACTCATCTGGCTCGACGGACGCCGCATCCCGCGCGCCGAGCTGGAGCTGCAGCTGGTGCACGACTTCGCGGCGCTCGCCGCGGTGAGCGCCGCCTACGACGACGGGATGGCCGCGATCCTGCGCCGCATCCTCGTCGAGGAGCCCCCGGACGGACCGTTCGCCGAGCTCATCACCCGCCTGGTCGGCCTCGCCCCGCAGGAGCAGAGCAGTTGA
- a CDS encoding PDR/VanB family oxidoreductase yields the protein MPRIRTVLLVTGAALLAKRAMRRRIDASPLWPLPALQEPVSGRPRSRALRLTVTRHETIADGVVQLRLEGDHLPAWKPGAHLDLVLPSGLVRQYSLCGDPEDTSSYTVATRLIGEEQGGRGGSREVHEQLQEGTEVEVRGPRNRFPLADAETYVFVAGGIGITPILPMLREVEAAGRAWRLLYGGRSRASMPFLEDVEKLAGTTAGRLTVVADDEGGRPDLAAFLADLAPSTAVHVCGPEGLMEAVAATLPEGAELHLERFTPHTSTEGNATFEVELRRSGRTLSVAADTTVLTAVRAELPNTAYSCEQGFCGTCQQRVLEGEIDHRDELLTDAERADSMLICVSRASGGRIVLDM from the coding sequence ATGCCCCGCATCCGCACTGTCCTGCTCGTCACGGGCGCCGCCCTGCTCGCCAAGCGGGCCATGCGGCGGCGCATCGACGCCTCCCCGCTGTGGCCGCTGCCCGCCCTTCAGGAGCCGGTCTCGGGGCGGCCGCGCTCCCGAGCGCTGCGCCTGACCGTCACCCGGCACGAGACGATCGCCGACGGAGTCGTACAACTGCGGCTGGAGGGCGACCACTTGCCCGCCTGGAAGCCGGGCGCCCACCTGGACCTGGTCCTCCCCTCCGGCCTCGTCCGCCAGTACTCGCTGTGCGGGGACCCGGAGGACACCTCCTCGTACACCGTCGCGACCCGCCTCATCGGCGAGGAGCAGGGCGGCCGCGGCGGCTCGCGCGAGGTGCACGAGCAGCTCCAGGAGGGGACGGAGGTCGAGGTGCGCGGCCCGCGCAACCGTTTCCCGCTGGCCGACGCCGAGACGTACGTCTTCGTGGCGGGCGGCATCGGCATCACCCCGATCCTCCCCATGCTGAGGGAAGTCGAGGCCGCGGGCCGTGCGTGGCGGCTGCTGTACGGGGGGCGCTCCCGGGCCTCGATGCCGTTCCTGGAGGACGTGGAGAAACTGGCGGGCACGACGGCGGGCCGGCTCACGGTCGTCGCGGATGACGAGGGCGGCCGCCCCGACCTCGCCGCATTCCTCGCGGACCTCGCGCCCTCCACCGCGGTCCACGTCTGCGGCCCCGAGGGCCTGATGGAGGCGGTGGCGGCGACGCTGCCCGAGGGCGCCGAGCTGCACCTGGAGCGCTTCACGCCCCACACCTCCACGGAGGGCAACGCCACCTTCGAGGTGGAACTGCGCCGCAGCGGACGGACTCTCTCCGTGGCCGCGGACACCACGGTGTTGACCGCGGTGCGCGCGGAGCTGCCCAACACCGCGTACTCCTGCGAGCAGGGCTTCTGCGGAACCTGCCAACAGCGGGTCCTGGAAGGGGAGATCGACCACAGGGACGAACTGCTCACGGACGCCGAGCGCGCCGACTCGATGCTGATCTGTGTGTCGAGGGCGAGCGGTGGCCGAATCGTCCTGGACATGTGA
- a CDS encoding metal-dependent hydrolase, whose amino-acid sequence MSNTQSREPKPVASEHIPLKARKVSFSWEDTPLHWVPGDPFATHTINVLHLLLPAGERWFVHVYKQVLPYIRDDRLREDVIGFIGQEAMHAQAHDEVLPHLKEQGLDPTPYTAQVDWLFEKMLGDRTLPPGKARKWWLMERVAMIAAIEHYTAFLGNWVLNADELDRRGADPTMLDLLRWHGAEEVEHRSVAFELFMHVDGSYRRRARTWATAFTALVFLWQRGARFFMENDPTLIGGKASFKDFYQGGKKGTLPTTQDMIRSIPRYLSRAYHPSHEGSTAQAVAYLASSPAATAAGTATESLPKGAR is encoded by the coding sequence ATGTCTAATACGCAGAGCCGGGAGCCGAAGCCCGTCGCGTCCGAGCACATACCGCTCAAGGCACGCAAAGTCTCCTTCTCCTGGGAGGACACCCCGCTGCACTGGGTGCCTGGCGACCCCTTCGCCACGCACACGATCAACGTGCTGCATCTGCTTCTCCCGGCGGGCGAACGCTGGTTCGTCCACGTCTACAAGCAGGTCCTGCCGTACATCCGTGACGACAGGCTCCGCGAGGACGTGATCGGCTTCATCGGCCAGGAAGCCATGCACGCGCAGGCCCACGACGAGGTCCTGCCGCACCTCAAGGAGCAGGGCCTTGACCCCACGCCCTACACCGCCCAGGTCGACTGGCTCTTCGAGAAGATGCTCGGCGACAGGACGCTGCCGCCCGGCAAGGCCCGCAAGTGGTGGCTGATGGAGCGCGTCGCGATGATCGCGGCCATCGAGCACTACACCGCCTTCCTCGGCAACTGGGTCCTGAACGCGGACGAGCTGGACCGCAGGGGCGCCGACCCGACGATGCTGGACCTGCTGCGCTGGCACGGCGCGGAAGAGGTCGAGCACCGCTCCGTCGCCTTCGAGCTCTTCATGCACGTCGACGGCAGCTACCGCCGCCGCGCGCGCACCTGGGCCACCGCCTTCACCGCCCTGGTCTTCCTCTGGCAGCGCGGCGCACGCTTCTTCATGGAGAACGACCCGACACTCATCGGCGGCAAGGCGTCGTTCAAGGACTTCTACCAGGGCGGAAAGAAGGGCACGCTGCCCACGACGCAGGACATGATCCGCTCCATCCCCCGCTATCTCAGCCGCGCCTACCACCCCTCCCACGAGGGCAGCACCGCGCAGGCCGTCGCCTATCTGGCCTCGTCCCCGGCGGCCACCGCAGCCGGGACCGCGACGGAATCGCTGCCGAAGGGAGCCCGCTGA